The genomic window CGTTACCGGTGTATACCTGGACAAGCCCACGCCTTGGCTTTTTCATTCCCCTTCCTTTTCGAGCTTCTCGCGCATTCTCTGCTGGAATTCCTCGACCTCGGTTTTTAAGAGCTTCAATTCTTCTATCCTGTGATCGATCTCCCTACTGTGGTAGTCGAAGAGCTCGATGATGCGGGGGAACACCTTGGAGTTCTTCCTGTGGATCTTGTAGATGGCGTTGAGCTCCTGCATCTCGGCGAGGGTCAGGCCCAGCAGCTTGAGTTTTTTGATGAACCTCAGCCTCCTGAAGTCGCTCTCCGAGTAGATCCTTTTTCCTCCCTCCTTCCTCTTTACCTGATCCATGAGGCCGATCTCCTCGTAGTAGCGAATAGTCCTGGGGGAGATGTCGAGCCTCTCGGAGAGCTCGCTTATCGACATGTGGTTGTTTTTCGACTCCTCGTCGCCGCCCTCTTTTATAACACCGGCCGCAGATTTTTCGGCCATCTATAAGGTCCCCTTTCTGATCCTTTAATGCTAAAAACTCTCTTATTGTTCCGCGGGGATTTTTTAAAATTAGTAAAACTTGGGCAATCCGTCCATCGCCCGTTATCACTGTAGATACCGCCCCCCTCTTTTAACGGCCTCTTCCCTTATACAGGCACGCTTTCCCGTCCCCCTCCCAAATAGTGTTTGTCCCACTTTACCGGCAGCGTTCACCCCCCCTCGGCCCCCCCCTTTTACAGCCTCTTCCGTGTGCGGGAGTAATTTCCCGACCCCCTCTTCCCAAAGTTCGCGCGAAAGTATTTTCGCCCCCTTCTTGTGTGGGAGAAATTTCCCTGCCAACCTTGACCTAATCCGTGCGAAAATCTTGCCTCCCTCTTTGCCCCTGCTCCCCCCCGCCCCGCAGTTAATTATTTCCCCGATCCCCCACTTCCCAATCATCGCGAAGATCTTTTCGCTCCCCCTTTGTGCAAGGATATTTTCCCGATCCCCCCGTTCCGCAGTTAATTATTTTCCGACCCCCTCTCCTTGTGCGGGAACAATTTCCCGACCCCCCCTCCCTGCCACGTTACGTAAACTGGCAAACACATGTAAGGTATTTATCAAGAAAGGGTGGTGTTGTCAAGAAAAAAGTTGATTGACTCTTCAATCAACTTCCTTTTTTGTAGGCGACGGGGTGTTGTTTTTTCGATTTATGAGCCGCATCCGACGGACAAAATCCTTTATATTATTTGTGATCGGTGATATGGTGTTGGGAGAGGATGATGTTTTCTTTGGCCATAGATATTTATTTGAAAGGCTGTATATGGATTTGGATTACAAGCTGATCATAGTCGCCCTGGGCCTTATGTTCATCATTGAGGGGATTCCCTATTTTGCCTTTCCCCATCTCGTAAAGCGTTTGATGATTGAGGCGCTGAAGCTCCCCGACAGGGTGCTTCGGATATTCGGATTTATCGCCCTCGTATTGGGCCTTTTATTTATCTATTTGGGCAGCAGGGTGCTGGGTTAGGGGGCGATATTGCAGTATTTGGTTTGTCATGATTGATGGATGCCACAAATATCAAACAATCACCTTGACATTTCCTTGAAAATGTGCTTTTATCAATAAGTTTACTGTATTATCGTCGGATTTTTAAGGGTAAGCGTTGAGGGGACGGGGAAGAGGGCGGTTTGGAGAGTTCTGACTTTGACTTCTGCCTTTGAATATGGATATGATCTTCCCGATGGGATGATAGCCCAGGTGCCCGCCGAGACTAGGGGGGGATCGAGGCTGATGGTGCTGGACAGGCAAGGGAGGAGCGGGGTGGGTCATTATTCGTTTTCGGATATAGGGAAGTTTCTTAAGAAAGGGGACCTCGTTGTCGTCAACGACAGCCGGGTCGTGCCGGCGGTTGTTCACGGCCGGAAGGTCACGGGGGGTAGGGTGAGGCTGTTGTTTCTCGGCGATGGGGGTAACGGTCTGGGGAAGGGTGAGAAGAGTTATCGTGGCTACCGCTGTTTGATCTACGGGAAGAGGGTGAGGAGAGGGACTAAGCTGCTGCTGCCGGGCGGGGCCGAGGTGGTCGTGCTGGGTAGGGGGGAGGAAGAGGGAGGGGACGGCTTTGGCGGGGGGTATTGGGTGTCTCTTGCGGGGGGGGTCGGGGAGGACAGGGGGGCTTTGTTTGAATATCTCGAAAGGTGGGGGAGGACGCCCCTGCCGCCCTATATAAAGCGATCCGGCAACGGAGCGGGAGGTGAGGGGAAAGTTGGGAGCGATGATATAGAGGAGCTGGACCGCAGGCGTTACCAGACGGTGTACGCCGGGCCGCCCGGATCGGTGGCGGCGCCCACGGCGGGGCTCCACTTCGACGAGGGGGCCATCGCGGAATTGGAGGGGCAAGGGGTCGAGTTTGCGAAGATCACCCTCCACGTGGGCCTGGGGACGTTTCTCCCCATAAGGTCTTCAAGGCTGGAAGACCACGTCATGCACGGGGAGGAATACGAGATAAGCTGCGGGACGGCCGAGGCCGTAAACAGGGCGAGGGCGGAGGGGCGGAGGGTCGTCGCCGTAGGCACGACGACCGTAAGGGGGCTGGAGAGTGCTGTTAATGAGAATGGGGAGGTTAAGGCAGGGAGGGATGTGACGTCGCTGTTCATAACGCCGGGTTACAGGTTCAGGGTCGTGGACGTTCTTCTGACTAATTTTCACCTACCCCGGTCGACCTTGGTCGTTCTGGTCTCCGTATTTTGCGAGGCCCCTGGAGTCTCGGGAAGCGAGATGATCCTAAGGGCCTACAGGGAAGCGATAGAGAAAGGGTACAGGTTCTACAGCTACGGCGACGCGATGCTGATCATCTAACGTGGGGTTGGTCAATAATTTTAGGGGGGGCCGGATGTTTATCGGGGGAGGGGTGCTGGATGTTTTCAGGGGGGGTGGCGGGCAGGATATTTTGAAATGCTCAATATATTAACTGAACAATATTAAAGATCAGTCGGATTAATATTTTAGACACCTGATCGGGGTTGTGGGAAACAGGCGATTTTTTTGGGGGGGTGGCGGATATTTTGGCTGGGGTCGGGCGGAGTATTTTTGGCGAATGAAGTGTTTTTTTGTTGGGCCGTTTTTTAATTAATAGAGTTATATAGTAAGGTGGTTATTTGGGGTGGAGGGGGAGAGAGAATAGAGGATTTTAAATATAGATATGTGTCGGGGTGCGGCGAGATACGGCAAGTGGGGCCGATGTTCTCTTACAGGATAACTCATAGGAGCGGCGAGTGCGGCGCCCGCATCGGGGAGCTTGAGACGCCCCACGGCCTAGTCAAGACGCCGGTCTTTATGCCTGTCGGCACCCAGGCGACGGTCAAGGGGATGAGTCCCGACCGCCTCCGTGAACTGGGGGCCGAGATAGTTCTTTCAAATACGTATCACCTTTACCTGAGGCCGGGGCACGAAGTGATAGAGAGGCTCGGGGGGCTTCACAGGTTCATGGGCTGGGACCGGCCGATCTTGACCGACAGCGGGGGATTTCAGGTCTACAGCCTGGGGGAGCTGAGGAAGCTCTCTGAGGAGGGGGTAAAGTTCCAGTCGCACCTTGACGGCTCGACCCACGTCCTCACCCCGGAGGGAGCGGTCTCGATACAGGAGTCGCTCGGGGCGGACATCATAATGTGCCTCGACGAGTGCACCTCCTACCCATCCTCCTACGAGGACACGAGGAGGTCTATGGAGTTGACGTTGAGGTGGGCCGAGAGGTCGAAGGGGGCGAAGGACGGGAATAAAGACAGGCAGGCGCTCTTCGGCATCGTTCAGGGGGGGATGTACGAGGATTTGAGGCGGGAGTCGGCTGCGGGGACCGTGGATATCGGCTTTCCCGGATACGCCGTGGGGGGGCTCTCGGTGGGGGAGTCGAAGGGGCTGATGTACGAGATGGTGGAAATAGCCCTGTCGCTTCTGCCCGAGGAAAAGCCCCGCTACATCATGGGCGTGGGCACGCCGGAAGATTTGGTCAATTTGTCTGGAATGGGCGCGGACATGTTCGACTGTGTGATGCCCACGAGAAACGCCAGAAACGGCACCCTCTTCACGTCGAAGGGGAAGGTTATAATAAAAAACGAAAGGTACAAGGATGACGGTGCCCCAGTGGACGACGACTGCACGTGTTACACCTGCAGGAATTTCTCCCGGGCGTACCTCAGGCATCTTTTCATGGCGGGGGAGATTCTCTCGTCAATATTGAACACCCTGCATAACCTCCACTTCTACTTCTCCGTCATAAGGGGAATCAGGGAGGCTATTTATGGTGATAGGTTTTTGTCATTTAAGAGGGATTTTTTTAACAGAATAGAGGGAGATTTGTAAATGGTACCCTTGGAAATTTTTTTCGCCCTTGCACAGAAGGAGGGGGCTGAGGGCGGGAACGCCCTTATCCAGTTCGCGCCGATAATACTCATCTTTGTTGTCTTCTATTTCCTCCTCATCAGGCCGCAGCAGAAACGCCAGAAGGAGCATCAGGGCATGGTAAACGAGCTGAAAAAGGGAGACAACGTCATCACCGCGGGGGGAATCCACGGAACCGTAACTGGGGTTGCTGATAATATCGCCACGGTCGAGATCGCCAACAACATCAGGATAAAGGTCACGAAGTCGTCGATAGCGGCGGTAAAGAAGGAGGGGCAGCCCATAAACTGATAGGCCGATTTCAGCGGCGGGGGCGTCATGGGCCGAGGGAGAAAGGGAATTATTTCATTCCGCCGTCTGTTTCGTCCAACTCGTCGCTTGGTATATAGGAAGCAACTGGAAAGGTCAAACCTCTTCAGCAATGGAAAAAGGAGATATCTATTTGCTGAATGTTGATGTCACCAAAATATTAGTATTGTAATATCGCGGGTGATATTAGGGGCAATTTTTCAAATCGATAATCGGGACTGATCTGTCGATGGAAGATTCCCCTCAGGAGTAAAAGATGATAAAGGATTTGAATATCAGGATTGCGATTATTGTCGTGGTGGTCTTGGTATCCGTCGTGTACCTGACCCCCACCTTCTTCTTTGATGGGGGCGGGAAGGTGCCCGATTTCTGGAAGAAGGCCAAGATACTCCCCACGAAGACCCTGAACCGGGGGCTCGACCTCGAGGGGGGGATGCACATGCTTCTCGGCGTCGACCTGGAGGAATCGCTGATCAACACGATGGACAGGATGACCGTCGAGATAAAGACTTATCTCGACAAGGAAGAGATCCCGTACCGTCACGTGGAGAGACACGGAACGGACGGCATCCGCATCGTGCTGACAGACCCGGAAAAACAGGACGACCTGAAGGCGTATATCAACAAGACCTACAGGTTCTTCGAGATTGTCGAGACCTCCACGCTGGGGGGTGAATTCGAGGTAACCTATAAATACAGGGAGAAGGATCTTCTGGCCTTCAAGGACAGGACGGTGGACCAGACCCTGGAGACTATCAGAAACAGGGTGGACGAGCTGGGCCTGGCCGAACCGGAGATCGTGCGGCAGGGTGACTACGACATCCTCGTTCAGCTTCCGGGCCTGGCCGACGCCGAAAAGGCCAAGTCCCTTATCAAGAAGGTGGCGCTTCTGGAGTTCAAGCTGGTGGATGATAAGAACGACCTCGCCGAAGCCTTGAAGGGAAACGTGCCGGAGGGATCGGAGATCTTGTATCAAAAGATAAAAGACAGGGACACGGGGGAGCTGCTGGAGACCAAACCCTACCTAATCGAAAAGAAGACCCTTATGACCGGAGAGGTGATCACCGACGCGAACATCAGCATAAGCTCATCGGGGAGGGGGTATCCCCACGTGGCGATGAATTTCGATTCGAGGGGGGAGGCACTCTTTGAGAAAATATCCGGCGACAACGTGGGGAGGAACCTCGCCATCATCCTGGACAACTCCGTCTATTCCGCCCCGGTAATTAAGACGAAGATCTCGGGCGGTTCCGCCATCATCGAAGGGAGCTTCACCAAAGAGGAGGCGAGCGAGCTGGCGATTGTCTTGAGGGCCGGCGCCCTCCCCGCAAAGATCACAGTACACGAGGAGAGGACCGTGGGTCCCTCCCTGGGGGAGGACTCGATAAGAAAGGGCTTTATGGCGACTTTGATCGGCAGCGCCCTCGTTATCATAGCCATGGTCCTCTACTACGGGGCCTCCGGGCTTGTGGCCGACCTGGCGCTGTTTTTAAACATGATAATAATCCTGGCCGTTATGAGCGCCCTCCAGGCGACGCTGACCCTTCCCGGAATCGCGGGAATTGCCCTTACCATCGGCATGGCAGTGGACGCAAACGTACTCGTCTTCGAGAGGGTCAGGGAGGAGCTGAGGCTCGGAAAGACCCCGAGGGCCGCGCTGGAGGGGGGCTATTCCAAGGCCTTCCTCACGATTATGGACGCCAACGTGACGACCCTCATCGCGGCGCTGGTCCTGTTTCAGTTCGGGACGGGGCCGGTAAAGGGGTTTGCGGTAACCTTGAGCATCGGTATCCTTACAAGCCTCTTTACCGCCATATTCGTTTCGAGAACCATATTCGATTTGGTAACTTCCCGCTTCAGGATTAAGAGACTGAGCGTATAGAGGAGGAACAAAATGGAACTGATAAAGCCGGGAACCAAGATAGATTTCATCGGAAAAAGAAGATATGCGTACCTCTTCTCTCTGATCCTGATTGCTGTCAGCGTAGGCTCCCTAATTCTTCACGGAGGGCCGAACTACGGAATAGATTTCGCCGGAGGAAGCCTCATTCAAGTCAAATTCAACAAGGCGGTGGGCATTAAGGATGTGAAGAACGTCCTTTTAAAGATGGGGCTTAAAGAAGCCATAGTCCAGAACTTCAAGGAAGGGGAGGAAAACGAGTATATCATTCGCGTCGTGAGGACCGAGATGGATATCACCACCCTCTCTGAAAAGGTGAAGGAGAATATGGACAAAAAATTCGGGTTCGGCTCAGTGGATCTGCGCCGGGTGGAGATGGTCGGCCCCAAGGTGGGGGAAGACCTGAAGAAGAAGGGGCTCTACGCCGTCCTTCTCGCCGTTGTCGGGATACTCATATACGTTTCGGTGAGATTTGAGTTTAGATACGCCCTGGGGGCCGTCATTGCGTTGGTCCACGATGCCACTATCACCCTGGGGGCGTTCTCCATCCTCAACCTCGAAGTCTCCCTTCCCATTGTGGCGGCGATCCTCACGGTAATAGGGTATTCGATCAACGACACGATCGTCGTCTTCGACAGGGTCAGGGAAAACATGAGAAAGGCGAGGAAGACACCGGAGGACGAGGTGATGAATGAGAGCATAAACGAGACCCTCTCTAGGACCATCATGACTTCGGGCATGACTCTCCTAGCGGTCTTGGCCCTCTACTTTTTTGGCGGCGGCGTTATTCACGATTTTGCCTTTGCCCTGATCGTGGGAATCGTAATAGGTACTTACTCAACAATATACATTGCATCCCCGGTGGTCTTGATATGGAACAAACTGTTTCCGCAGAAAAGCCCGCTCCAAAAAGGGAGGCGAAAGAGGAGATAGCGGCTCTTATTCCGGCCTACAACTCGGAGGACACCGTTGGAAGGGTCGTTGACGGAATAAAAGAATATGTTCCTCACGTCGTTGTCGTGAACGACGGCTCGACGGACAAGACCGAAGAGGCCGCCGCAGAATCCGGCGCCGTTGTGGTAAATCACAAGGCCCGCCGGGGAAAGGGGGAGGCTCTAAAGACGGGATTCGCAGCGCTGATGGAGGGGGGTTACGGGGCGATCCTCACCATGGACGCCGACCTCCAGCACGATCCAGGGGATATTCCCCCATTGATCGAAAAATATCGGGAGGGAGGCTTCGGGATCGTCATCGGATCGAGGATGGCGTCGAAAAAGGATATCCCGAGATACCGCCTTGTTCCTAACCTCGTCGGAAACTTTTTCCTCTCGAACGCCTCGGGAAGAGATATCGAGGACAGCCAATCCGGAATGCGCATATATTCGGCGAGGCTCTTGAAGGCGATAAATCTCACCACCTCCAAATACGATACCGAGGCCGAGGCGATAATAAAGGGAGGAAAGGCGGGTTTCGACTTCGCCTTCGTGCCGATCAAGGCAATCTACGCCGAGGACCAAAAAACCTATTTCAGGCCCGTTGTTGACACATACCTCATATCCATAGTTTATCTCAGAAGTCTTTTTTGGAAGCGTGGAACGGCCTAAAATATAATAATAATTGTTCTTAAATAAGTATTTTTCCTTGACCGTAGTCCCAAATCGTAATAAAATCGGGAATAACTACAGAGGTTGATTTCTGACATGTCAATTTACGATGAAATAAGAAGGTTCGTTCTCGTTCAGACCATCCACCACGGGATAGGTGTTCTGTCCAAGTTCTCCGACAGGGGTCTTATAAACACCACCTACTGGATGGAGAAGATCACGAAGAGGGATCACTATAAAAGGGCCATAAGGAGGATAAGGGAGCTTTTCGAGAGCGGTCATCCGAGCTTTATCGTCTTAAAGAAGGTCCTTAAGGAGACGCACCCCCGCCACAGGAAGCGTCTGGTCAAGGCCTTCATAATAAACCAGCTCTTGATCGGGAGCAACCGCAGAAAGGAGTTTTCCGAGACCCCAGGGGGCTTCTATCCCCCCGGCCTTATGGTCCTCTCCCCCACGATGAGGTGCAATCTCAACTGCTTCGGCTGTTACGCCGGCAGTTACGACAGGAGCGAGGAGCTGTCTTTCAAGACCCTCGACCGGATCCTCAACGAGGGGAAGGAGATCGGAATGTTCTTCGCCGTTGTGTCGGGCGGGGAGCCTTTCTTCAGAAAGGACCTGATGGACCTCTTTGAAAAGCACCACGACGTCGCCTTTCAGGTCTACACCCACGGGGGGCTCCTTGATAAGGACCTCGTCAAGAGGATAGCGAGGGCGGGAAACATCCTTCCCGCCATAAGCATCGAGGGCTTCGAGGAGGAGACCGACAAAAGAAGGGGGAAGGGACACTACAAAAAGGTCATGGAAGCGATGAGGCTCTTGAGGGAGGAGGGGGTCCTGTTCGGCTTTTCCTCGACCCAGACCAGGCTAAACGCCTCCTTCATAACGAGCGAGCCCTTCATAGACCACATGATCGATGTGGGATGTACCGTGGGGTGGTACTTCTCTTACATCCCGATCGGGAGGGAGCCGAACCTCGAGCTCGTCCCCACCCCAGAGCAGAGGGACAACCTAAGGAGGTGGGTGCTCCACGTAAGGAACACCAAGCCGATCCTCGCGGCCGACTTCTGGAACGACGGGCCGGTCGTGGGGGGTTGTATCGCCGCCGGCAGAAAATACTTCCACATAAACTCCAAGGGGGACGTGGAGCCCTGTGTCTTCGCCCACATCGCCAGCCACAACATTAACAACACGACCCTGAAGGAGGCCCTGAACTGCGACCTCTTCAAGTTCATCAGGGAAACCCAGAGAAATAACCCAAACCTCTTAAGACCCTGCATGATTATAGACCATCCCGAGGTATTAAGGGAGGCCTCTTCAATGGACGGGGTATACTTTACGCACAAGGGTGCCGATAATATCGTATCGGAGATAGCTGATTTTCTGGACAGCTACGCCCTGGAATACGCCGAATTCGCCGAGAAGGCATGGGAGGGGTATGATCACCCATAAATCACTGGGCAAGGTGGGGGTTGGGAATGATTGTTGGGGGAGTTGGGTGATAATTGGGGGGCTGGGCGATAATTATGATTTGGGGGTCAGGGGGAGGATGATGGTTGGAGGATTGGGAGGTGGCAAGGAGAGATGATTGGGGGATGACGTTTTAGGGAGTGAAGATTGGGGGGCGGGGGGGATGGGAGTTGATGGGAGTCGCTGTTTAGGTATAGCGGGAATGAAATTAAATTTTAACCGATAAACCATACAACTTTTCTAAATATGCTAAAGGGGGATCGTCTCCTCCTATTTATTTTGTTCTTTTAACGGAGATATTTTCTAAATATGAGCATTTTTTCTGAGTCGGGCCTTGGGCCCGTCGAGTTGTCTTTGATAAAGGGCGGTGAAAGAAAGGCCCGGGGTTTTCGGGCTTTTATTTTATTTACAGTACTCGCCCTCTTTTTCACCTCGTGCACCCTCAAGGTGGCTAAACCCACATCCGATATTCCGCCGTATCTGAGCGCGGAGGAGATGCTTGAGGCCCTGAAAACCGCCGGGGCAAAGGTCGAAAATATAAAGGGTGTAATGACAATCCGTGTCCTGAACGCGGAGGGCAAATCGGAAAACAGCATGAGCGGGTATGTGGCCTTCGCCCCTCCGGACAAGATGAGCTTTTCATACGTGGGCCCTCTGGGGATGATATTTTTTGCGGCAGTCAGAAACGGGGACAAGGTGATCTTCTATCTCCCCCAGCAGGGAAGGGCCTATGTGGGGAGTGTAAGCGAGATGAAGGCGGGGCCGCTGAACAACACCCTTCTTATAACACCGTTTTCGATCCCAAAGGGCGAGATCTTTTTCGTCGAGCACCAGGGTGCCGTAAGCACTATCTACGGGCTCGAGAGGGTTGAGGAGAGGTGGGAGATCTCCGAGAAGCTGGTTGTGGACAGGGAAAAGATGAGACCCATGGAGAGGCTGTTTTTCATGGACGGGGTGGAGGCGGTTCGGATCACATATCTCGAATATGCCGAGATCGACGGTGTTCCCGTCCCAACCCTCGTTTCCATAAAAAATACGGGAGGGAGTGAAAAGGAGGGCGAGATCAAGATCGGCCTAAAGAATGTCGAGCTGAACAAGACGCTGAACCCAGAGGTCTTTGACACAGAGGTCGGAGAGGGGTGGATTGTGGACGGGATCGGCAATTTTGTCATCCCGAAATTTTAAGAAGCATCTAAACGGGTACGTCGGGGGATGAAATTAGCCTCTCTTCTTCTGCCGTGGCCGCAAAAATCCAAGGGTTGGGAGGCCGCTCTTTACCATCGGCGGTTAAAAAATACCAAAATGTGTAACCAAGAAGGCCGCACATCTTTTCCATTTACGATACGGCGCGGGTAAGCACGCACGGAACGACGGCGGCCTACTTTTTAAAGTTTTTGGCTTGAATTTTTTATAAAAATCCATTATTTTGACACTAATATAGGAATTTCAAAACTTTGGATCAGGAGAGATATTATGAAATTAAAGAAGATTTTGCTTTTACTGTTTATACTGTCGATCGCCCTCGTTACGGCCGTTAACGCTTATGCGCAGCGGACGGCGTCCCAGACCCATACCTTCGCTCTGGAGAAGTGGATTACGATCAATCTGAGCGTTGAGGGCATTTCGGTAAAGGAGCTCAGGTTTTTCAACGATACCAAGACCACCGGGGGCACCTTCGGGATAAACCCGACAAGCGGGCCTTACATGAATTTCGTTGTCTACAACGATGCGTACCACGAGGTGGACTACGGTATAGCCGTTGCGCTCTTCGACAAAAAGAACAATCTGATTACGGCCGAGTCGTATACGCACCCCGGCGAAATCGACGCCGGAGAGAGACATGAGGGGACAATCATCTTCGGCCCCGTCAACAGGAGATACCACGAGGCTTCCTATTTTAAAATAGCCCTGGAGATCTACTGATTTTTAGGTTGAGAAACCACTATTTA from Candidatus Zymogenus saltonus includes these protein-coding regions:
- a CDS encoding MerR family transcriptional regulator produces the protein MAEKSAAGVIKEGGDEESKNNHMSISELSERLDISPRTIRYYEEIGLMDQVKRKEGGKRIYSESDFRRLRFIKKLKLLGLTLAEMQELNAIYKIHRKNSKVFPRIIELFDYHSREIDHRIEELKLLKTEVEEFQQRMREKLEKEGE
- a CDS encoding DUF2065 domain-containing protein; translated protein: MDLDYKLIIVALGLMFIIEGIPYFAFPHLVKRLMIEALKLPDRVLRIFGFIALVLGLLFIYLGSRVLG
- the queA gene encoding tRNA preQ1(34) S-adenosylmethionine ribosyltransferase-isomerase QueA, producing the protein MIAQVPAETRGGSRLMVLDRQGRSGVGHYSFSDIGKFLKKGDLVVVNDSRVVPAVVHGRKVTGGRVRLLFLGDGGNGLGKGEKSYRGYRCLIYGKRVRRGTKLLLPGGAEVVVLGRGEEEGGDGFGGGYWVSLAGGVGEDRGALFEYLERWGRTPLPPYIKRSGNGAGGEGKVGSDDIEELDRRRYQTVYAGPPGSVAAPTAGLHFDEGAIAELEGQGVEFAKITLHVGLGTFLPIRSSRLEDHVMHGEEYEISCGTAEAVNRARAEGRRVVAVGTTTVRGLESAVNENGEVKAGRDVTSLFITPGYRFRVVDVLLTNFHLPRSTLVVLVSVFCEAPGVSGSEMILRAYREAIEKGYRFYSYGDAMLII
- the tgt gene encoding tRNA guanosine(34) transglycosylase Tgt; this encodes MFSYRITHRSGECGARIGELETPHGLVKTPVFMPVGTQATVKGMSPDRLRELGAEIVLSNTYHLYLRPGHEVIERLGGLHRFMGWDRPILTDSGGFQVYSLGELRKLSEEGVKFQSHLDGSTHVLTPEGAVSIQESLGADIIMCLDECTSYPSSYEDTRRSMELTLRWAERSKGAKDGNKDRQALFGIVQGGMYEDLRRESAAGTVDIGFPGYAVGGLSVGESKGLMYEMVEIALSLLPEEKPRYIMGVGTPEDLVNLSGMGADMFDCVMPTRNARNGTLFTSKGKVIIKNERYKDDGAPVDDDCTCYTCRNFSRAYLRHLFMAGEILSSILNTLHNLHFYFSVIRGIREAIYGDRFLSFKRDFFNRIEGDL
- the yajC gene encoding preprotein translocase subunit YajC yields the protein MVPLEIFFALAQKEGAEGGNALIQFAPIILIFVVFYFLLIRPQQKRQKEHQGMVNELKKGDNVITAGGIHGTVTGVADNIATVEIANNIRIKVTKSSIAAVKKEGQPIN
- the secD gene encoding protein translocase subunit SecD gives rise to the protein MIKDLNIRIAIIVVVVLVSVVYLTPTFFFDGGGKVPDFWKKAKILPTKTLNRGLDLEGGMHMLLGVDLEESLINTMDRMTVEIKTYLDKEEIPYRHVERHGTDGIRIVLTDPEKQDDLKAYINKTYRFFEIVETSTLGGEFEVTYKYREKDLLAFKDRTVDQTLETIRNRVDELGLAEPEIVRQGDYDILVQLPGLADAEKAKSLIKKVALLEFKLVDDKNDLAEALKGNVPEGSEILYQKIKDRDTGELLETKPYLIEKKTLMTGEVITDANISISSSGRGYPHVAMNFDSRGEALFEKISGDNVGRNLAIILDNSVYSAPVIKTKISGGSAIIEGSFTKEEASELAIVLRAGALPAKITVHEERTVGPSLGEDSIRKGFMATLIGSALVIIAMVLYYGASGLVADLALFLNMIIILAVMSALQATLTLPGIAGIALTIGMAVDANVLVFERVREELRLGKTPRAALEGGYSKAFLTIMDANVTTLIAALVLFQFGTGPVKGFAVTLSIGILTSLFTAIFVSRTIFDLVTSRFRIKRLSV
- the secF gene encoding protein translocase subunit SecF — translated: MELIKPGTKIDFIGKRRYAYLFSLILIAVSVGSLILHGGPNYGIDFAGGSLIQVKFNKAVGIKDVKNVLLKMGLKEAIVQNFKEGEENEYIIRVVRTEMDITTLSEKVKENMDKKFGFGSVDLRRVEMVGPKVGEDLKKKGLYAVLLAVVGILIYVSVRFEFRYALGAVIALVHDATITLGAFSILNLEVSLPIVAAILTVIGYSINDTIVVFDRVRENMRKARKTPEDEVMNESINETLSRTIMTSGMTLLAVLALYFFGGGVIHDFAFALIVGIVIGTYSTIYIASPVVLIWNKLFPQKSPLQKGRRKRR
- a CDS encoding glycosyltransferase family 2 protein; this translates as MEQTVSAEKPAPKREAKEEIAALIPAYNSEDTVGRVVDGIKEYVPHVVVVNDGSTDKTEEAAAESGAVVVNHKARRGKGEALKTGFAALMEGGYGAILTMDADLQHDPGDIPPLIEKYREGGFGIVIGSRMASKKDIPRYRLVPNLVGNFFLSNASGRDIEDSQSGMRIYSARLLKAINLTTSKYDTEAEAIIKGGKAGFDFAFVPIKAIYAEDQKTYFRPVVDTYLISIVYLRSLFWKRGTA
- a CDS encoding radical SAM protein, with amino-acid sequence MSIYDEIRRFVLVQTIHHGIGVLSKFSDRGLINTTYWMEKITKRDHYKRAIRRIRELFESGHPSFIVLKKVLKETHPRHRKRLVKAFIINQLLIGSNRRKEFSETPGGFYPPGLMVLSPTMRCNLNCFGCYAGSYDRSEELSFKTLDRILNEGKEIGMFFAVVSGGEPFFRKDLMDLFEKHHDVAFQVYTHGGLLDKDLVKRIARAGNILPAISIEGFEEETDKRRGKGHYKKVMEAMRLLREEGVLFGFSSTQTRLNASFITSEPFIDHMIDVGCTVGWYFSYIPIGREPNLELVPTPEQRDNLRRWVLHVRNTKPILAADFWNDGPVVGGCIAAGRKYFHINSKGDVEPCVFAHIASHNINNTTLKEALNCDLFKFIRETQRNNPNLLRPCMIIDHPEVLREASSMDGVYFTHKGADNIVSEIADFLDSYALEYAEFAEKAWEGYDHP